ATTGGATCCGGTACCTTGTAGATGTGCTTAAGCAAATTCAATGAATCCGCTACAGGTAACTCCCACCATAACTGGGTTCTTTGCCCGAATACAACACCAATGTTGCTAGCATGCTGTTTTCTTGACTTATACGGAACAAGGCCGTTCACTATCACCTCTCCGCTGGTGGGCACTAAGATACCAGTCAGTATTTTAATTGTTGTTGATTTACCGGCACCATTCGGGCCAATATACCCTACAATTTCACCTTGCTGGATTGAAAAATCAATTCCGTCCACAGCTCTCTTGGTCTCTTGTACATTCAGAAGTTTATCGCGTATTCCTCTTTTAGAGCTTTGGGCTGACTTAAATTCTTTAATCAAGTGCTTGACTTCTATAAAGTTCATCTTAGCCTCCGACTCCGATTTTTAATTTCCAACACTCTCATATTTCTTGATACCCAACTTGGAGAATCCTATTGTTAATACAAACAAAACCACCCCTAGTATCGGAGTGAAAATATACCAATCAGCGTGCAATTCTTTCTTATCGAGTATGAAAACGGCTGGATAATAATTGATAAATCCCCACGGTAAAATAAAGGTTAAGGTATAACGTACAATTTTTCCGTAAATGGTCAGTGGGTAATTGATAAAATAGCGGAATGTGTAATAAAGCACATTGGCTAGTGAAAAAGATTTTCGCATCCAGAAACTTAGTGTCCCAAAAAATAAGTGAGCAGAACATTGAATTAGAATTGCTCCTATGATACTTAAGATTAAAACAATAGCCTTGTAGAAGCTCCATTCGATATCGCCTGCTACCAAAGATCCAATCAAAAAGAAGCTAGAAACCACGATTTGTCCTATTCCCGTCCAAGCAAACCCCTCCAAAGAAAGACTCACCACGGGGTCAATCGGGCGGACAAGCACCTTGTCAAAGCTGCCGTCATTGATTTTTTTTTCCAAACCAAAAATGTAGCCCCACAAGAATGTTGAAGCTATCCCATATGAGAATAGATGAAGTGCGGTCAGAAATACCAGATCGTTATAATTCCAACCATTAAGGGAGTCAAAACGATTGGTTATCACCCATACTGACATGTAGGTTAAAAAATAGGTTAGGAAGTTTGCAAAGAGACCGGTGATAAAATTCGCCCGATATTGAGCTTCAGCTTTTATCAAATATTTTATATACAGAATGAAGAGCTTAATATAATACACGCAGAATCTACCCCCCTTGCACCACTAGCTTCTTAATGTTCATCCGCCACATGTAAATCACGATAACCATGATCAACCCTGTCCAGCCGAGCAGAAGAATTCCGTTTCTTGCTATCTCGTAATTTGTTATCTTGTTAATCAAAATACTTTGGGGGAACTGATATAATAATTGGAAGGGTAGGTACTGAAAGATACTTCTAAGTGTTCCGGGGAAAAACCAAAGTGGAATAATCCCCCCTCCCAAAATCCGGATTACATCAGCTAGTATGCGAGAAAACCAACCTGCATTAATTAATGAAAAGTGAAGCAGTCCTATCATAAAATGCATAAGCCAGAACAACACAATATTGCAAAGTATGACCGCCATTAGCAACAGCACTTTCCAAAAGTGTAAATCCGGTAAAAAGGGCTTCTGTGTGAGTATGGCCAGCACCAAAACTGGTAGTCCTTTAAGTACAAAATCAGTCAGGGAACTGGCCAAAGATGCGGCCAGGTTGCTTAGACTATAGTTGTAGGGTTTGATTAGCTCCATGGCGATGGAACCGTCTCTGACCTGTTGACCAACAATCCATGCAGCACCGCCATTATACAAGGTCCCAAGAAGAATACCGAAAACCTGGTAAGTGATCATCTCATTTAAAGAAAGCTCTGCAAT
The window above is part of the Paenibacillus lutimineralis genome. Proteins encoded here:
- a CDS encoding ABC transporter permease, coding for MYYIKLFILYIKYLIKAEAQYRANFITGLFANFLTYFLTYMSVWVITNRFDSLNGWNYNDLVFLTALHLFSYGIASTFLWGYIFGLEKKINDGSFDKVLVRPIDPVVSLSLEGFAWTGIGQIVVSSFFLIGSLVAGDIEWSFYKAIVLILSIIGAILIQCSAHLFFGTLSFWMRKSFSLANVLYYTFRYFINYPLTIYGKIVRYTLTFILPWGFINYYPAVFILDKKELHADWYIFTPILGVVLFVLTIGFSKLGIKKYESVGN
- a CDS encoding ABC transporter permease, with the protein product MLVYYEVIKINIKNLLVYRLDTAIGILGNIFSLFVQIYLWTALFHQNEIAELSLNEMITYQVFGILLGTLYNGGAAWIVGQQVRDGSIAMELIKPYNYSLSNLAASLASSLTDFVLKGLPVLVLAILTQKPFLPDLHFWKVLLLMAVILCNIVLFWLMHFMIGLLHFSLINAGWFSRILADVIRILGGGIIPLWFFPGTLRSIFQYLPFQLLYQFPQSILINKITNYEIARNGILLLGWTGLIMVIVIYMWRMNIKKLVVQGG